TATTTGACGATGCTCGTTTTTAGCTACATTTACAAAATTGCCGCGCCGATTTTGCTGGCATTTGTCATTTACGCCATCATCGAGCCGTTCGCGCGTTTTTTGCATAAGCACAAATTCAAAAAATCGATCGCCTCCGCCGTGTCCATGCTGTTGTTCATCATCCTTATACTGGGAGCCATCACCGCCGCCGGCACGATTTTCGTCAGGCAAATTTCCGATCTGACGGAAAAAGTTCCCCACTACATAGAAACGCTGGACAGCGAAATCACGCGGCAAGCCGACTATTTGCAGCGCAAAATCAACGCCCTGCCGCCCGACATTACCGAAAAAGCAAAAGACTACGGCGGCACAATTGCCGGCAATGCGGCAAATCTCGCCAAAGACGCGCTAAAAGGGCTTGTTTCCGCGTTGACGTCATTTTCCACGTTTATCATCAATTTTACGATCGCGATCGTGCTGGCCTATTTCTTGAGCGTGGAAATCGAGAATTGGAAAAAGCGCGCGCGTGCCAAAACTCCGCGGACGTTTAAGCTGGCTTTTCACTTTTTGCGGGAAAACGTGCTGTTGGGATTAGGCGGCTATGTAAAAGCGCAGTTGAAATTGATCAGCATTACGTTTGCCTTGGTGTTCGCGGGGCTGTTGCTGCTTAGGGTGAATAACGCGTTCGCCATCTCGCTGTTTGCGGCGTTTTTCGATATTTTGCCGTTGCTCGGCGTATCCACGCTGTTCATTCCGTGGATCATCTACCTGTTTATTACGGGCGACCTGCAGCTTGCCATCTGGCTGTGTGTGCTGCTTGCCGTCGTTTTGGGCACGCGACAAATTCTGGAGCCGAAAATTACCGGCGATACGCTCGGCGTGTCGGCATTTACCATGCTGTCGTTTATGGTCATTTCCTTATCCATTTTCGGAGTTGCGGGACTGATTTTAAGCCCGGTGCTCATTATTTTGCTCAAGGCGCTGTACGAGCAGGGGTATTTGCAACGGTGGATCAGACTTCCTCAAGAAGAATACGACGAAAAGGAGTCGCTGTGAATTTTTTTCCGCAAGACAAGCCACAGCAAAATATAACCGGTCAAGCCGACCAATGCCATGAACGACCCGACCAGGTACATGAACCGGGGACCGCTGTATTGAAACAGCAGCCCGCCCACATATCCGGCGATCAGGCCGGAAATTCCCCCGGTGGCAAGTGCGTATAACGACTGTCCTGTCGCCCGGTACGATTTCGGCACCAACTGCTCGCACAGCAATGTGGCGGCGTAAAAGTAAACCCCGAACGTGACGCTGTGAGAAAACTGAATGGCGATTACCATGGCCGGGCTTGCGGCCATGCTCATGAGCAGCCATCGCAGCGCAAATAAAAAGGTCGCCAAAGCGATCAGCAGAAGCATTGCTTTGATGGTTTGCGGCATATACCGGTCAAGCAGCAAAAATACCGGCACTTCCAGTATCGCGGAGCTGAACAGAGCGGCGCCGACACTCACCTCAGAGCCGCCCAGCCGCTCTATAAAGATTGACAAAAACGCGCTGTTCATCGCGTACGGAATAAAGACCAGCGTGCTTAAGAAAAGCAGGGAAACAAACGCCCCGTTGCCGATCACTTTGGAAAAATCCCGCAGCATCAATTTCCCCGGGGATGCCGCGCCGCGTTGGGGAAGCCCGGTAGAAAGCAGTATAGCAACAAACATAAATACGATAAACACCCAGCCGAAATTGCCGATTCCGACATACTGCATAATCGGCCCGGAAGTGATCGCCAGCACGGCGTAACCGAGCGATCCCCACAACCGGATATTGCCGAATTTCACGCCGGTTCCGTCAATCACCTGCAAAATCAGACTCGTATTTAACGGGGAGAGCGCCGTCTGAAAAAAATAAAAAACGACCAGAATGGCCGCTGCCATCATAAATCCGTTGGAGAACATGACCGCCGTCATGATCGCCAAATCCGCCGCCATCATGAACATGATCAAACTGCGCGTGTTCTGATACCGGTCGCTGACAAATCCCCAGAACGGGTTCGCGATGACCGATATAAACGGGCCGATTGACATCAGGATGCCGATTTGCGCCATGTCAAAACCGCGAAATTGCAAATACAACGGCAAAAAGCCGTTTAACAGCAAAATCGACCCATAATAGGTAAAGGTGAATATTTTAATTTGGTTGATCGGACCGAATTTTTTCATACGAATCCTTACTTTTTGCGTTTTGTGATATAGTTGGAGCATGCAGTTCATTATAGCATCGGATCCTGTATAAATAAAGGCTTTTTGGAGGGACATCATGTATCTGGTTACGGCCGAAGAAATGCGCCGGCTTGACCGGCACACCATCGACAGGATCGGCATACCCGGCCATACGCTGATGGAACTTGCCGGAAAAGCCGTTGCCGATCACATTGCCGACCGTTACGCGACAGGGAGATGGCTGATTCTCGCGGGCAAAGGCAATAACGGCGGTGACGGTCTGGTTGCGGCGCGCCATTTGCTGGAACGCGGCTTTCATGCCGACGTCCTGTTTGCCGCAGACCCCGGCGCATTAACCGGCGACATCGCCGAACAAATCCGGATTGCGGCGCATTTTCCGCTGGGCATGTCGACATTTGCCGCGGGCCAAACCGATTGGCGCAGCTATAATGGCGTGGTTGACGCGCTGCTGGGCACCGGCAGCAAAGGAGCGCCGCGCAAGCAATACGCGGCGATGATCGAAGAGGCGAACGCCAGCGGGTTGCCGATCGTCGCGGTCGATATTCCAAGCGGTCTGGATGCGGATACGGGGCAAACTTTCACTCCATGCATTTCAGCCCGGCACACCGTAACGTTTGCCTTTATGAAAAGAGGCCTGGCGGTTTATCCGGGCAAGGCGGCCGCGGGTGAAGTGATCGTGGCGCCGATCGGAATCCCCGCACATTTGGCGGAGGAGCACGGTATTTCCGTATTTTTGGCGACCGAAACCATTCTTAAAGAGCGGCTGGCAATCCGCCCGGATTGGCCGAGGCTGCCGGACACGCATAAAGGGACATACGGGCATGTGCTGATCGCCGCCGGTTCCGGCACGATGAGCGGAGCCGGGCAATTGTGCGCAAAAGCCGCCTTGCGGGCGGGCAGCGGGCTGGTTACCTGGCTCACCCCGCAGCGGGTTGCCGACCGCGCCGCCGGAAGCATACCCGAAGTGATGACGGTCCCTCTCCCCGATAACGGCTTGGGGCAATGGTCTTACGACTCGCTGGAAACGATTTTGGCGTTAGTCCCGCGGAAAAACGCGCTCGTCGTCGGCCCCGGACTCGGACGGTTTGCGCAAGATGTCGACTGGCTAAAGCGGATTTGGGAAGAAACCGGCATTCCGCTCGTGCTTGATGCCGACGCGCTCAACATATTGGCGGACGCAAAACAATTTACGGAATGGCCGAAGCGAAGCGCGCCCGTTATTCTCACGCCGCATCCCGGGGAAATGGCCAGACTGACCGGAAAAACAACTGCCGAAGTGCAGCAAGACAGAATCGAATGCGCGAAAAAATACGCCCGGGAACACGGCATAACGATCGTGCTGAAAGGAGCCCGTACCGTCACCACCGCTCCGGACGGCTCGGTGTATGTCAACACGACCGGCAATCCCGGCATGGCCACCGCCGGCGCCGGGGATGTGCTCTCCGGAGTGATCGGCTCACTGCTTGCGCAAGGCTATTCAGCCACGCAAGCGGCGGTTGCCGGTGTCTATCTGCACGGTGCGGCGGGCGATCGGGCTTTGGCGACGCGGGCGTTTTCCTACTCCCTGATTGCCGGCGATATTGTGGAAAATCTGTGATCTCCCTTTGCCATCGGCGTGGTATAATAAAGTTAAATCCGATAAAGGAGTTGGTCGCCGTGAAACTGTCCAACATTCTTGTCGCCTATGACGGCTCGGTTTTGAGCGAAAAGGCGCTGCGCCATGCAGCGGATTACGCCAAAGACTTTCCCGAATGCAAGCTGGAGGTTGTGCATGTTTTAAAATTTCCCAACGTGGTGTTAGGCCAAGCGTATATGACCACAACGCCCGGCATGAAGGAAGCGATCTATGAAGAAGCGGAAGCGGTCGTGAAAAGAGCGGAAAAAATTTTGCAATCGCTGGACGTTTCCCATCGCGTCACAATGCTGGAGGGAAATCCCGCCGCCGAGATCGTCCAATATGCCAAACGGGCCGGCAGCCAACTGATTGTAATCGGCAGCCGCGGGTTAAGCGGTTTGAAAAAGCTGATGCTGGGCAGCGTCAGCCATCATGTGGTGCAATTGTCCGACATCCCGGTATTGGTGGTAAAATAAATTGGCCGAATTTTTTGCCAAAAATATCTACATTCGTTTTCTAACCTTTGAGGACAGCCAGGCGCTGTATGAAATGCGGTGCAAAAACAAGGAATTTTTGCAGCCGTTCGAACCGCGCCGCGACCCAAGCTTTTTTACGCTGGAAGAACAACAGCGGCAAATTATGCGCAATCTGAACGATATGCAATCGGACCGGGCCTTTCTGTTCGGCGTTTTTCTCCGCGAAACCAAACAACTGATTGGCAGGATCGCGCTTACCAACATTGTCAGGGGACCGGTACAGACCGCGGACCTCGGGTACTTTATCAGCGAGGAACACAATGGCAAGGGCTTTGCCACGGAAGCGGTCAAACTTGTTTTGAAATTCGCCTTCACAAGGGCGAAGCTGCATCGCGTGCAAGCCTCAGCCATGCCGCGCAACCCGGCTTCGAACCGCGTGTTGAAGAAGGCGGGCTTTCAATTTGAAGGAGTGGCCAGGAAGCTTATCCAAATCAACGGAATCTGGGAAGATCATAACCAATACGCAATGATTGCGGAAGACTACTATATGGAAGTGTTTAAAATGAACGTTGCGATCAAACGCATATACGACGAACCCGCGGCAAACGACGGTTTGCGCATTTTGGTGGATCGCCTTTGGCCGCGGGGCGTTTCCAAACAAAAAGCGCAGATTGCCGAATGGATGAAAGAAATCGCGCCAAGCGGCGAGCTGCGGGAATGGTTTGGGCATATCCCTGAGCGGTTTGACGAATTCCGGCAAAAATATGTGCACGAACTGGAAACCGACCCGGCGCGCAAGCAATTGTGCGAAAAGCTTTTGCGGCTTGCGGCGCAAGGACCGGTGACATTGGTGTACGGCGCGAAAGATGAACGGCACAATCAGGCGGTCGTGCTGAAACAATGGCTGGAAGCCAAACTTTCCAAAGGAGAATGGCAATGACAGTATGGAAGACAAATGACTGGTCGGTAAACCTGGAAGACGAAGACTATGCGAATGAACCGGAGCGGCTGCTCGATGAGGCGGTTGCGGCAGTCGCCCAGACGGCGCCCGGATATTTTGTGAACCTCGTCACTCCCGGCGGATGCGGCGATCCGCGGGATTGGCTGATCGCCGAGTTGGAGCAAAGGCTTAAAGGCCAATCCATCCATTTCGCGGAAATCCGCTTTATCGATGAATGCGGCTGCGGCGGTTTTGTCACAAGGGTTTACCGGTAATGATGTTTCCGTTATTCCAATTCATCGCGCAATGACTGGATGCTTTCGGGATCGCCGCTCACAAGCAGCCGGTCCCCCAACTGAATATCGGAATTGCCGTGCGGAACAATAAAGCTTTCTCCCCGAAAAATGCGCAATACCAAAACCCCGCCCAAAATAGGCAGATCCCGCAAGCGCGATTTGTGAAAAGCCGGATTGTTCATCTGCACTTCCCTGATCGTGTCATCGCCATTAGCGATTAACTTGACGGTGCTCGGGTTTTCGATCATGGCCTTCAACAGCGTGCGCGAAGCGTAAAGTGTGGAGAACACCCGGACGCCTTCCCGCTGCAGCCGCTCATGCAGCTGCGGATTCTCGAC
The window above is part of the Bacilli bacterium genome. Proteins encoded here:
- the ytvI gene encoding sporulation integral membrane protein YtvI, with translation MISFYKKYWRTAFDIGLLALTVYLTMLVFSYIYKIAAPILLAFVIYAIIEPFARFLHKHKFKKSIASAVSMLLFIILILGAITAAGTIFVRQISDLTEKVPHYIETLDSEITRQADYLQRKINALPPDITEKAKDYGGTIAGNAANLAKDALKGLVSALTSFSTFIINFTIAIVLAYFLSVEIENWKKRARAKTPRTFKLAFHFLRENVLLGLGGYVKAQLKLISITFALVFAGLLLLRVNNAFAISLFAAFFDILPLLGVSTLFIPWIIYLFITGDLQLAIWLCVLLAVVLGTRQILEPKITGDTLGVSAFTMLSFMVISLSIFGVAGLILSPVLIILLKALYEQGYLQRWIRLPQEEYDEKESL
- a CDS encoding MFS transporter, with the protein product MKKFGPINQIKIFTFTYYGSILLLNGFLPLYLQFRGFDMAQIGILMSIGPFISVIANPFWGFVSDRYQNTRSLIMFMMAADLAIMTAVMFSNGFMMAAAILVVFYFFQTALSPLNTSLILQVIDGTGVKFGNIRLWGSLGYAVLAITSGPIMQYVGIGNFGWVFIVFMFVAILLSTGLPQRGAASPGKLMLRDFSKVIGNGAFVSLLFLSTLVFIPYAMNSAFLSIFIERLGGSEVSVGAALFSSAILEVPVFLLLDRYMPQTIKAMLLLIALATFLFALRWLLMSMAASPAMVIAIQFSHSVTFGVYFYAATLLCEQLVPKSYRATGQSLYALATGGISGLIAGYVGGLLFQYSGPRFMYLVGSFMALVGLTGYILLWLVLRKKIHSDSFSSYSS
- a CDS encoding NAD(P)H-hydrate dehydratase produces the protein MYLVTAEEMRRLDRHTIDRIGIPGHTLMELAGKAVADHIADRYATGRWLILAGKGNNGGDGLVAARHLLERGFHADVLFAADPGALTGDIAEQIRIAAHFPLGMSTFAAGQTDWRSYNGVVDALLGTGSKGAPRKQYAAMIEEANASGLPIVAVDIPSGLDADTGQTFTPCISARHTVTFAFMKRGLAVYPGKAAAGEVIVAPIGIPAHLAEEHGISVFLATETILKERLAIRPDWPRLPDTHKGTYGHVLIAAGSGTMSGAGQLCAKAALRAGSGLVTWLTPQRVADRAAGSIPEVMTVPLPDNGLGQWSYDSLETILALVPRKNALVVGPGLGRFAQDVDWLKRIWEETGIPLVLDADALNILADAKQFTEWPKRSAPVILTPHPGEMARLTGKTTAEVQQDRIECAKKYAREHGITIVLKGARTVTTAPDGSVYVNTTGNPGMATAGAGDVLSGVIGSLLAQGYSATQAAVAGVYLHGAAGDRALATRAFSYSLIAGDIVENL
- a CDS encoding universal stress protein is translated as MKLSNILVAYDGSVLSEKALRHAADYAKDFPECKLEVVHVLKFPNVVLGQAYMTTTPGMKEAIYEEAEAVVKRAEKILQSLDVSHRVTMLEGNPAAEIVQYAKRAGSQLIVIGSRGLSGLKKLMLGSVSHHVVQLSDIPVLVVK
- a CDS encoding GNAT family N-acetyltransferase is translated as MAEFFAKNIYIRFLTFEDSQALYEMRCKNKEFLQPFEPRRDPSFFTLEEQQRQIMRNLNDMQSDRAFLFGVFLRETKQLIGRIALTNIVRGPVQTADLGYFISEEHNGKGFATEAVKLVLKFAFTRAKLHRVQASAMPRNPASNRVLKKAGFQFEGVARKLIQINGIWEDHNQYAMIAEDYYMEVFKMNVAIKRIYDEPAANDGLRILVDRLWPRGVSKQKAQIAEWMKEIAPSGELREWFGHIPERFDEFRQKYVHELETDPARKQLCEKLLRLAAQGPVTLVYGAKDERHNQAVVLKQWLEAKLSKGEWQ
- a CDS encoding CGCGG family rSAM-modified RiPP protein, producing MTVWKTNDWSVNLEDEDYANEPERLLDEAVAAVAQTAPGYFVNLVTPGGCGDPRDWLIAELEQRLKGQSIHFAEIRFIDECGCGGFVTRVYR